The Streptomyces laurentii region CGGGCGCCCGGCCCGGGCACCTGATCCGGCGCTTTCGGGAACGGATCCGGCCGGATTCCGATCCCCGGGGGTTCCTGAGCGGAAGCCAAACCCGCTCAGGAACCCACAGAGGTGCACAGGACGGTGTGCGACACGCATCGTGCGCCTCCTGTGCGCCCTATGTCGCCGCAGAACCTTCCTTCGATAGGCTGTGCCGAACCCGCCCCGCCGCATATGCGCGGCGCTGTTGCCGTTGCCGCCCCAGGGGCGCGAACGGCCCGGGATTCCGGGTGATCCCGTCGAAAACTCCACCGAACAACCACGCACGTCAAGGAGAGTCATCGAGCGATGGCCGGTCCCGCGTTCCGCGCCGCCGCCGTACGGGTGCGCGTCCCCGCCACCAGCGCCAACCTCGGCCCGGGCTTCGACGCCCTCGGCCTGTCGCTGGGCCTCTACGACGACGTCGTCGTCCGGGTCGCCGACTCCGGGCTGCACATCGACATCGCCGGCGAAGGCGCCGACACCCTTCCGCGCGACGAGAGCCACCTGCTCGTACGCTCGATGCGCACGGCCTTCGACCTGCTCGGCGGTCAGCCGCGCGGCCTCGAGGTCGTCTGCGCCAACCGCATCCCGCACGGTCGCGGCCTCGGCTCCTCCTCCGCCGCCATCTGCGCCGGCATCGTCGCCGCCCGCGCCGTGACGATAGGCGGCGACAGCCGGCTCGACGCGGCCCGGCTGCTCGAACTGGCCACCGAGATCGAGGGCCACCCCGACAACGTCGCCGCCTGTCTGCTCGGCGGATTCACCCTCGCCTGGACCGAGTCCGGCGCCGCGCGGGCCATCAGGATGGAGCCCGCCGATTCCATCGTTCCGGTGGTTTTCGTGCCCGGGAAGCCCGTACTGACCGAGACCGCCCGCGGTCTGCTCCCGCGCACCGTCCCGCATGTGGACGCCGCCGCCAACGCCGGCCGCGCCGCCCTCCTCGTCGAGGCGCTGACGCGTCGTCCCGAGCTGCTGCTCGCGGCCACCGAGGACCGGCTGCACCAGGAATACCGGGCGCCCGCGATGCCGGAGAGCGTCGCCCTGGTCAACCGGCTGCGGGCGGACGGCGTGCCCGCGGTCATCTCCGGCGCGGGCCCCACGGTCCTCGCGCTGGCCGATGCCCATACGGCCGACAAGGTCGCGCTCCTCGCGGGCGAGGGCTGGGCCGCGAACCGGCTCGACCTCGACATGTCCGGGGCGAGTGTGCTTCCGCTCGCGCCCTGACGCGCGGCGGTGACCGTCCCCCGTCAGGGCGGTCACCGCGGCCGTACGGCCCCTCACCAGGGCATGTACGGACAACCGACAGCCGGTGACGGAGAGGGGGAATGTTTGTTGGAGCCGGTAGTGTTAACCTCATGTTGCAACCCGACTTCTTCAAGTCGTGGTGCTGAGTGTCCCTATCAGGGACCACCCGTTCTTCCGGGAGCCTCCTCCACTGCCTGAGCAGCCTGCCTGAGCAGTTTCGAGCACGCTCCGGAACCGGCGCGACACCCCTCGCTTGTCTCCGGTGAGGGCCGAGCAGGGGGCTCGGGCCGGACCCACAGCACGTTTTCTTTTTCTTTCCGCCGTACCCGGCGGGACCACCGCCCCGACACGGTCCACCAAGCAGGGCCGCTGCCGGACAGCACGACCGGTCGCCGAGCCAGATGGCCGACGTCCGCTCCAGGGAAGGACCCTTCGTGAGCGACACCACCGATCTGATGGGCGTGACTGCCGACAACTCTGTCGACGCCGCCGCGCCCGCCGCAGGTGCTGCCTCCGGCACCACCGCACGGCGCCGCCGCTCCGGCACCGGCCTCGAGGGCATGGTCCTGGCCGAGCTGCAGCAGGTCGCGTCCGGCCTCGGCATCAGGGGCACCGCGCGGATGCGCAAGGGCCAGCTGATCGAGGTCATCAAGGAGGCGCAGGCCGGAGGCTCCGGTTCCGCCGCTTCCACCGCCGGCTCCGCCGACACCGCGGAGTCCAAGCCGAAGCGCCGCGCCACCTCCAAGGCCCGTACGGCCGAGAGCGCCGCCGAGGCCGCGCCGAAGGCCGAGAAGGCCGAGAAGTCCGCGCCGGTCGCCCAGCAGCAGATCGAGATCCCGGGCCAGCCGGCCAGTGACGACGCTCCGGCCGGCGAGCGCCGCCGGCGCCGTGCCACGGCCCCCGCCGGTTCGCCGGAGGGCGAGGCCAAGGCCGAGACCGCGCAGGCCGTGAAGACCGAGACCCGCGTCGAGGCCCGTACGGACGTCAAGACCGAGCAGCAGGGCCAGGCGCAGGGCGAGGCCCGTTCCGAGGCCGCCGGCGACGGCGCCGAGGGCCGGGGCCGCCGGGACCGCGGCGACCGTGGTGACCGCGGCGAGCGCGGTGACCGTCAGGGCCGCCGCGACCGTCAGCGCGACCGCGGCAAGGGCGACGACCAGCAGGGCGGCCAGCGCAAGGACCGTCAGGAGCGCCAGGACCGCCAGGAGCGTCAGGGCAGCCAGCAGGCCGGTCCGCAGGACGACGGTTTCGACGACGACGGCGGCCGTCGCGGCCGGCGCGGGCGCTACCGCGACCGTCGTGGCCGTCGCGGCCGTGACGACTTCGCGGGCGGCGGCGAGCCGCAGGTCTCCGAGGACGACGTCCTGATCCCCGTCGCGGGCATCCTCGACATCCTCGACAACTACGCGTTCATCCGGACCTCCGGCTACCTGCCCGGCCCGAACGACGTGTACGTCTCCCTCGCCCAGGTCCGCAAGAGCGGTCTGCGCAAGGGTGACCACGTCACCGGTGCCGTGCGTCAGCCGAAGGAAGGCGAGCGCCGCGAGAAATTCAACGCGCTCGTGCGCCTCGACTCGGTCAACGGCATGGCGCCGGAGTCCGGCCGCGGCCGCCCCGAGTTCACCAAGCTCACCCCGCTCTACCCGCAGGACCGGCTCCGTCTGGAGACCGACCCGGGCGTGCTGACCACGCGGATCATCGACCTCGTGTCGCCGATCGGCAAGGGCCAGCGTGGTCTGATCGTGGCCCCGCCGAAGACCGGCAAGACCATGATCATGCAGGCGATCGCCAACGCGATCACCCACAACAACCCCGAGTGCCACCTGATGGTCGTCCTGGTCGACGAGCGTCCGGAAGAGGTCACCGACATGCAGCGGTCGGTCAAGGGCGAGGTCATCTCCTCGACCTTCGACCGTCCGGCCGAGGACCACACCACCGTCGCCGAGCTGGCCATCGAGCGCGCCAAGCGTCTCGTCGAGCTGGGTCACGACGTGGTCGTCCTGCTCGACTCCATCACCCGTCTGGGCCGCGCGTACAACCTCGCGGCGCCGGCCTCCGGCCGCATCCTGTCCGGTGGTGTCGACTCGACCGCGCTCTACCCGCCGAAGCGCTTCTTCGGTGCCGCGCGCAACATCGAGGACGGCGGCTCGCTGACCATCCTGGCCACCGCGCTGGTCGACACCGGCTCGCGCATGGACGAGGTGATCTTCGAGGAGTTCAAGGGCACCGGCAACATGGAGCTCAAGCTCGACCGGAAGCTCGCCGACAAGCGCATCTTCCCGGCCGTCGACGTCGACGCCTCGGGTACGCGCAAGGAGGAGATCCTGCTCGGCAGCGACGAGCTGGCGATCACCTGGAAGCTGCGTCGCGTGCTGCACGCGCTCGACCAGCAGCAGGCGATCGAGCTGCTGATCGACAAGCTCAAGCAGACGAAGTCGAACGCCGAGTTCCTGCTGCAGATCCAGAAGACGACGCCCGGCGGCAACAACGACTGATCCCGCGCGGTGACGGACGCGAGACGTCCGTCACGGTCGCCGGGATCGACGGGAGGCCGCGCCTCCTTCTCGTAACCCTGCCGTGACCTGCGTAAACGACTGCGCCCATCGAGCATCCGCTCGGTGGGCGCAGTCCGTTTACCGGGCATCAAGGGCCAAAACCTCATAAGCTCGTATGCAACCCTTTCGGGTGTTTCGCGGTCACACCAGGTGTACCGAAGGCCCAAGGGAGACGGATGACCGAGCAGAATCGCGGCGGCCGCATACGCCCCACCGGCCGCCGCCGCAAGCCGCATACGAAGGGCCACCGCACCGCGGTGATCGCCGCCTGGAGCGGGGCCGTGCTCGTCCTCGTCGCCGGTTCCGGCCTCGGATACGCGTACGTCCGGCTCGACGGGAACCTCAAGGGCGTCGACATCAACGCCCAGCTCGGCAAGAACCGCCCGGACGACGTCGACAACGGCTCGATGGACATCCTGCTGCTCGGCTCCGACTCGCGCTCCGGCGCGAACGCCGCGTACGGCAAGGACGAGGGCGGCGCCCGCTCCGACACCGCGATGGTCGTGCACGTCTATCCGGGCCACAAGAAGGCGTCGGTGGTCTCCATACCGCGCGACACCCTCGTCGACCGGCCCATGTGCGCGAGCCCGCAGGGCGCCCCGGTCCCGGCCGAGCGGCGGGCCATGTTCAACACGGCGTACGAGGTCGGCGGGCCGGCCTGCGCCGTGAAGACCGTCGAGTCGATGTCCGGCATCCGCATGGACCACTACATCGAGGTCGACTTCGCCGGCTTCACGAAGCTCATCGACAAGCTCGGCGGCGTCGAGATCACCACGGCGAAGCCCATCAAGGACGCCAAGAGCCACCTCGACCTCGCGCCGGGCACCCACACCCTCGACGGCGAGCAGTCGCTCGGCCTGGTCCGCACCCGCAAGAGCGTCGGCGACGGCAGCGACCTCGGCCGCATCCAGCTCCAGCAGGCCTTCATGAAGGCGTTCATCGACCAGGTCAAGAACGTCGGCGTGTTCTCGAACCCCGCGAAGCTGTTCGGCATCGCGGACACCGCCACCAAGGCCATCACGCCCGACTCCGAACTGGATTCCGTCAACGAGCTGTCGAGCTTCGCCAGCGGTCTGTCGAAGCTGGGCGCCGACGACGTGCACATGATCACGATGCCGGTGGAGTACGACCCGGCGGACCCCAACCGCGTCCTGCCCGTCGAGGCCAAGGCGCAGCAGGTCTGGTCCGCCCTGAAGGCGGACCGGCCGATCCCGGCCTCGGCCACCCAGGACACCGCCACGGGCAAGGCCGACGGCATCGTGAAGTAGTCCGGAGCTGGTCCGGAGCCCACCGAAAGGAAGCGCCGGGACCCGCCCACGGCCTCGGCGGACCCCGCCCCCGGGGGCGCCGGGAATAGTCGCGGACCGACCCCGGTTTTGGGAGATACGGCCAGTCCTGGCAAACTGGTACGTCGGCCCCGGTTCACGCACGCGTATCCCGCACGGGCGACCCGGAGCCCTCCCTGAACTAGGAGACACCTTGAAGCGCGAGATCCACCCCGAGTACGTCGAGACCCAGGTCAGCTGCACCTGTGGCGCGTCGTTCACCACCCGTAGCACCCTCACCGAGGGCACCATCCGTGCCGAGGTCTGCTCCGAGTGCCACCCGTTCTACACGGGCAAGCAGAAGATCCTCGACACCGGCGGCCGCGTCGCCCGCTTCGAGGCCCGCTTCGGCAAGGCCGGCTCCGCCAAGAAGTAGCGAGCCTTTGCGCCGGTCTTCGGCTGCCCCTGCGCGGGGTGGCCGGGACCGGCGCTTTGCCGTCCCCGTAGCAACTGACGAAAACCACCCAGGAGCCCCCGATGTTCGAGGCGGTCGAGGAACTGGTCGGCGAGCACGTCGACCTCGAGAAGAAGCTCGCCGACCCTTCGGTTCACGCCGATCAGGCCAACGCGCGCAAGCTCAACAAGCGCTACGCCGAGCTGACCCCGATCGTCTCCGCGTACCTGTCCTGGAAGCGGACGGGTGACGACATCGAGACGGCCAAGGAGTTCGCGCACGACGACCCCGACTTCGCCGCCGAGGTCAAGCAGCTGGAGAAGCAGCGCGAGGAGCTCACCGAGAAGCTCCGTCTCCTGCTGGTCCCGCGCGACCCCAGTGACGACAAGGACGTCATCCTGGAGATCAAGGCAGGCGCCGGCGGCGACGAGTCCGCGCTCTTCGCGGGCGACCTGCTGCGCATGTACCTGCGCTACGCCGAGCGCGTCGGCTGGAAGACCGAGATCATCGACTCCACCGAGTCCGAGCTGGGCGGCTACAAGGACGTCCAGGTCGCGGTGAAGACCAAGGGCGGCAACGGCGCGACCGAGCCCGGCAAGGGCGTCTGGGCGCGACTGAAGTACGAGGGTGGTGTGCACCGCGTGCAGCGCGTGCCCGCCACCGAGTCGCAGGGCCGTATCCACACCTCCGCGGCCGGTGTGCTCGTCACGCCGGAGGCCGAGGAGGTCGAGGTCGAGATCCACGCGAACGACCTGCGGATCGACGTCTACCGCTCGTCCGGCCCCGGTGGCCAGTCCGTCAACACGACCGACTCCGCCGTCCGCATCACCCACCTGCCCACCGGCATCGTGGCCTCCTGCCAGAACGAGAAGAGCCAGCTCCAGAACAAGGAGCAGGCCATGCGTATCCTGCGTTCCCGGCTGCTGGCCGCGGCGCAGGAGAAGGCCGAGGCCGAGGCCGCCGACGCGCGCCGCAGCCAGGTCCGCACCGTCGACCGTTCCGAGAAGATCCGTACGTACAACTTCCCGGAGAACCGCATCTCGGACCACCGGGTCGGCTTCAAGTCGTACAACCTGGACCAAGTGCTCGACGGCGAGCTCGACGCGGTCATCCAGGCCTGCGTCGACGCCGACTCCGCCGCCAAGCTGGCGGCGGCGTAAGCACCCGCAAGACCGCCCCACAGCCCCACCCGCACCACGGAGGACCAGCGTGAACCTGCTGCTTGCCGAGGTGGCCCAGGCCACCCAGCGGCTGGCCGACGCCGGCGTTCCCTCACCGCGTTTCGACGCCGAGGAGCTCGCCGCGTTCGTGCACGGCGTGAAGCGGGGGGAGCTGCACAACGTCAAGGACGCCGACTTCGACGCCCGCTACTGGGAGGCGGTCGCCCGCCGCGAGGCGCGCGAACCGCTCCAGCACATCACCGGGCGGGCCTTCTTCCGCTATCTGGAGCTCCAGGTCGGCCCCGGTGTCTTCGTGCCCCGGCCGGAGACCGAGTCGGTCGTCGGCTGGGCCATAGACGCCGTCCGGGCGATGGACGTGGTCGAACCGCTCATCGTCGACCTGTGCACCGGTTCCGGCGCCATCGCGCTCGCCATGGCCCAGGAGGTGCCGCGCTCGCGCGTGCACGCCGTGGAGCTGTCCGACGACGCGCTGGTGTGGACCCGGAAGAACGCGGAGGACTCGCGCGTCACCGTCCACCAGGGCGACGCGCTCACCGCGCTGCCGGAGCTGAACGGCCAGGTCGACCTGGTCATCTCGAACCCGCCGTACATCCCGCTCACCGAGTGGGAGTACGTGGCGCCCGAGGCACGCGACCACGACCCGGACATGGCGCTGTTCTCCGGCGAGGACGGCCTCGACACCATCCGGGGCATCGAGCGCACCGCGCACCGGCTGCTGCGGCCCGGCGGACTCGTCGTCATCGAGCACGCCGACACCCAGGGCGGCCAGGTGCCGTGGATCTTCAACGAGGAGGCCGGCTGGACGGACGCCGCCGACCACCCCGACCTGAACAACCGGCCGCGCTTCGCGACCGCTCGCAAGGCGACGCCGTGACGGGGGTCGTGACCGGGACGGACGAGCGGTATGTTCCGCGCGTTCCGCGCAGTGCGTGTGTTCCGGAGACGACGACGCGGACGACGACGCGAGTGACCAACCAAAGGGAGGACCGGGACTGATGGCTCGGCGATACGACTGCAACGAGGCGACCGACCGGGCCACGGGTCTGCGTGAGGCCGCCTCCGCGGTGCGCCGCGGCGAACTGGTCGTGCTGCCCACCGACACCGTGTACGGGATCGGGGCGGACGCCTTCAGCTCGGAGGCCGTCGCGGACCTGCTCACGGCCAAGGGCCGCGGCCGCAACATGCCCACGCCCGTGCTCATCGGCTCCCCGAACACGCTGCACGGTCTCGTCACGGACTTCTCCGAGATGGCCTGGGAGCTCGTCGACGCCTTCTGGCCCGGTGCGCTGACCCTGGTCGCCCGGCACCAGCCGTCGCTCCAGTGGGACCTCGGCGACACCCGCGGCACCGTCGCGATCCGGATGCCGCTGCACCCGGTGGCGATCGAGCTGCTGACGGAGGTCGGCCCGATGGCGGTGTCCTCGGCGAACCTGACCGGTCACCCGGCGCCGGAGAGCTGCGACGCGGCCCAGGGCATGCTCGGCGACTCCGTCTCCGTGTACCTGGACGGCGGCCCGACGCCCGGCATCGTCCCGTCGTCCATCGTGGACGTCACCGGCAAGGCGCCGGTGCTGCTGCGCGAGGGCGCGCTGACCGCCGAGGACCTCCGGAAGGTGGTACCCGACCTCGAGGTGGCGAATTGACCGCCCCTGAGGGGCGTGGCATAGCGGGGCACGAGCACGAGTACGACCGCAGTACCTTCCGCATCCTCCACGTCAGCACCGGCAACGTCTGCCGCTCGCCCATCACCGAGCGGCTGACCCGCCATGCCCTGGCCGACCGGCTGGGCGACCCCCTGGGCGGGGGCCTGATCGTGGAGAGCGCGGGCACCTGGGGCCACGAGGGCGCCCCGATGGAGGCCAACGCGGAAGTCGTCCTCGCGGACTTCGGCGCGGACTTCAGCGGCTTCGTGGGCCGTGAGCTCCTCGACGAGCACGTCATACGCGCGGATCTGGTCCTGACCGCGACCCGCGACCACCGCGCGCAGGTCATCTCGATGGGGCACTCGGCGGGGCTGCGGACCTTCACGCTGAAGGAGTTCACCCGCCTCGTCCGCGCCATAGACCCGGCGACCCTTCCCGACCCGCGTGGGGCGTACGGGACGGTCGACCGCGCCCGCGCGCTGGTCCGTGCCGCCGCCGCTCTCCGCGGGTGGCTGCTCGCCCCGTCGGAGGAGGCGGACGAGGTGAACGACCCGTACGGCGCGCCGATCACCTTCTTCCGCTCGATCGGCGACGAGATCCAGCAGGCGCTGGATCCGGTCGTGACGGCGCTGACGGGCGTGCCCGCGCGGTACTGAGCCGGCGCGGGGGAGAGCCGCGCCGCGTCCGCCCGCGCCGCGATCCCGTCCGCCGCGTTCCCGGCCGCCTGCGCCGCGTTCCCGTCCGCCGCGTTTCCGTGCGCCGGACATCCCGGCCCGGGCCTTCATCCCTCCCGTCACCCCCGCCCCGCCCGTACACGCGCCCCTGACGGCCCCGTACGGCCTGCCCGCGCGCCGCGGGCAGGGGGAGAGCACCAAGGTGGAGCAGTGAGGGGGCACGAGGCGCTCAGGGTGCCTACAGTGGATTTCAGGCCACCCCCACCGCCCGGAGCGCCCCCATGCCCCCGCTCACCGCGCCGACCGAACCCGCGTCCCCCGACACGTCCCCGGCCGAGGCCGGGACCGAGGCCGGGACCGAGGCCGTGTCCGGCTTCGACGCGGGACTCGGCCTCCTGCGCCGGCAGGACCCCGAGATCGCGGACGTCCTGCTCGGCGAGGCACAGAGGCAGGCGGACGGGCTCCAGCTCATCGCGGCCGAGAACTTCACCTCGCCCGCCGTGCTCGCCGCCCTCGCCTCCCCGCTCGCCAACAAGTACGCCGAGGGCTACCCGGGCGCCCGCTACCACGGGGGCTGCGTCTACGCGGACGCCGCCGAGCGGATCGCCGTCGACCGCGCGAAGGCCCTGTTCGGCGCCGCGCACGCGAACGTGCAGCCGCACTCGGGTTCGTCCGCCGTGCTCGCCGCGTACGCCGCGCTGCTGCGCCCCGGCGACACCGTGCTCGCGATGAGCCTCGCGCACGGCGGGCATCTCACGCACGGCGCGCCCGCGAACTTCTCCGGCCGCTGGTTCGACTTCGTCTCGTACGGCGTGGACGCCGAGACCGGCCTCGTCGACTACGAGCAGGTCGCCGCGCTCGCCCGGCACCACCGGCCGAAGGCGATCGTCTGTGGCTCGATCTCGTACCCCCGCCATCTCGACTACGCGCTGTTCCGCTCCATCGCCGACGAGGTCGGCGCGTACCTCATCGCCGACGCCGCCCACCCGCTCGGTCTGATCGCCGGCGGCGCGGCGCCGAACCCCGTCCCGTTCGCGGACATCGTCTGCGGCACCACCCACAAGGTGCTGCGCGGCCCGCGCGGCGGTCTGGTGCTGTGCGGGGAGGAGCTGGCGGCACGGGTGGACCGGGCGGTGTTCCCGTTCACGCAGGGCGGCGCGCAGATGCACACGATCGCCGCGAAGGCGGTCGCGTTCGGGGAGGCGGCGACGCCGGCCTTCGCCGCGTACGCCCGCCGGGTCGTCGAGAACGCGCGCGTCCTGTCCGCCGCGCTCGCCGCCGAGGGCTTCGCGCCGACGACGGGCGGGACCGACACCCACCTCGTCACCGTCGACCCGACGCCGCTGGGCGTCGACGGCCGGGTCGCCCGCGACCGGCTCGCGGCCGCCGGGATCGTCCTCGACACGTGCGCGCTTCCGTACGGGGAGGGGCACGGCGAGGGGCGCGGCATCCGGCTCGGCACCGCCGCCGTGACCACGCAGGGCATGGGGACGGCGGAGATGGCGAGAATTGCCGCACTGTTCACCGCGGCGCTACGAGACGACGCCGGGGAAACGGCCCGGGTACGGGCGGATGTACGCGAGATCGCCGGGCGATTTCCGCCGTATAGCCGCTGAAACGCCGGTTACGGGAGCGCCTCCGCAACCGTTCGGGACGGGGATGTGTCCTCGACCATGGGGACGGCCCGGCTAGGGTGTGGGGCTGAGATGGCCAGCGATTCCTGTGGGGCAGCCCGTGCGTGATTACCTGCTGACGCTTTGTGTCACGGCCGCGGTGACCTATCTGCTGACCGGTCCGGTGCGGAAGTTCGCCATCGCGACCGGGGCGATGCCGGAGATCCGCGCACGCGACGTACACCGAGAACCGACACCGCGGCTCGGTGGCATCGCCATGTTCTTCGGACTGTGCGCGGGCCTGCTCGTCGCGGACCATCTGCAGAACCTCAGCAGTGTCTTCGAGCTGTCCAACGAGCCCCGCGCGCTGCTCTCCGGCGCCGCGCTGATCTGGCTCGTCGGCGTCCTGGACGACAAGTTCGAGCTGGACGCGCTCATCAAGCTCGGCGCGCAGATGATCTCCGCGGGCGTGATGGTCGTGCAGGGTCTGACGATCCTGTGGCTGCCCATCCCCGGTGTCGGCACGGTCGCCCTCACCCAGTGGCAGGGCACCCTCCTCACCGTCGCGCTGGTCGTCCTGACCATCAACGCGGTGAACTTCGTCGACGGCCTCGACGGCCTCGCGGCCGGCATGGTCTGCATCGCCTCGGCGGCGTTCTTCCTGTACGCGTACCGCATGTGGTACGGCCTCACGATCGAGGCCGCCGCGCCCGCGACGCTCTTCGCCGCGATCCTCATGGGCATGTGTCTGGGCTATCTGCCGCACAACATGCACCCGGCGCGGATCTTCATGGGCGACTCGGGCTCGATGCTGATCGGTCTGATCCTGGCCGCGTCCGCGATCTCGATCACCGGCCAGGTCGACCCCGACCTGCTGGAGATCTTCGAGGGTTCGACGAAGGCCGCCACCCACGCCGCCCTGCCGGTCTTCATCCCGCTGGTGCTGCCGCTGACGATCATCGCGATCCCGATGGCGGACCTGGTGCTGGCGATCGTGCGCCGTACGTGGAAGGGCCAGTCGCCGTTCGCGGCGGACCGCGGGCACCTGCACCACCGGCTCCTGGAGATCGGGCACTCGCACAGCCGTGCCGTGCTGATCATGTACTTCTGGTCGGCGCTCATCGCCTTCGGCACGCTGGCCTACTCGGTGCACTCGACGTCGATGTGGATCGTCCTCACCGTGGTCTTCCTGAGCGCGGTGGGTCTGGTGCTGCTGCTCCTGCCGCGCTTCACGCCGCGGGCGCCGAAGTGGGCGCAGGCGGTCGTGCCGCCGCGTTACCGGCGCCGCGCGTACCGTCTGGCGCAGGCTCAGGCGGCGGAGGAGGCCGCGAGGCTCGACTCCGGCGCCGGTCCGGTCACCGGATCCGAGACGGACGGGCCGGCGGCCGAGGAGGACCGCGAGCCCGTCCCGGCCGGGGTCAACGGAG contains the following coding sequences:
- a CDS encoding transferase (Mg++ binding site [ion binding];~This subfamily contains Escherichia coli WecA, Bacillus subtilis TagO and related proteins. WecA is an UDP-N-acetylglucosamine (GlcNAc):undecaprenyl-phosphate (Und-P) GlcNAc-1-phosphate transferase that catalyzes the formation of a phosphodiester bond...; cd06853;~UDP-N-acetylmuramyl pentapeptide phosphotransferase/UDP-N- acetylglucosamine-1-phosphate transferase [Cell envelope biogenesis, outer membrane]; COG0472;~identified by MetaGeneAnnotator; putative;~putative catalytic motif [active];~substrate binding site [chemical binding];~transferase [Streptomyces davawensis JCM4913]), with protein sequence MGQPVRDYLLTLCVTAAVTYLLTGPVRKFAIATGAMPEIRARDVHREPTPRLGGIAMFFGLCAGLLVADHLQNLSSVFELSNEPRALLSGAALIWLVGVLDDKFELDALIKLGAQMISAGVMVVQGLTILWLPIPGVGTVALTQWQGTLLTVALVVLTINAVNFVDGLDGLAAGMVCIASAAFFLYAYRMWYGLTIEAAAPATLFAAILMGMCLGYLPHNMHPARIFMGDSGSMLIGLILAASAISITGQVDPDLLEIFEGSTKAATHAALPVFIPLVLPLTIIAIPMADLVLAIVRRTWKGQSPFAADRGHLHHRLLEIGHSHSRAVLIMYFWSALIAFGTLAYSVHSTSMWIVLTVVFLSAVGLVLLLLPRFTPRAPKWAQAVVPPRYRRRAYRLAQAQAAEEAARLDSGAGPVTGSETDGPAAEEDREPVPAGVNGATAIGHRSRFSDRSKAGARG